The proteins below come from a single Malus domestica chromosome 03, GDT2T_hap1 genomic window:
- the LOC103432039 gene encoding protein FLX-like 1 isoform X2: MSGRNRGPPHAGLPPPVHEPPYGRGLGPMPHPALLEEMRESQLGMGPRQLPPHPAIIEEHLAAQHQDIQGLLGNNQRLAATHVALKQELEAAQFELQRMAYHVDSLRADKDVKMRDLYDKSVRLEVDLRGVEAMRNELLQVRADIKELTAARQELSAQAQVMTQDLARMTADLQQAPALRTEIEAMKQELQRARAAIEYEKKGYAENYEHGQIMEKNLTSMARELEKLRAEIANTEKRARAAAAIGNPGYNANYGNPEAGYAGNPYPATYGMNPVQSGAENFPQYAPMPGSWGAYDMQRAQGHR; the protein is encoded by the exons ATGTCCGGAAGAAATCGTGGACCACCTCATGCTGGATTGCCCCCTCCGGTTCACGAACCCCCATATGGAAGAGGACTTGGTCCGATGCCCCATCCTGCATTGCTCGAGGAAATGAGAGAATCCCAGCTTGGCATGGGTCCCAGACAACTTCCTCCCCACCCTGCAATAATTGAGGAGCATCTTGCGGCGCAACATCAAGATATACAAGGACTTCTAGGTAATAACCAAAGGCTGGCTGCAACCCATGTTGCTCTTAAGCAGGAATTGGAGGCTGCTCAATTTGAGTTGCAGCGAATGGCTTACCATGTTGATTCACTGCGGGCAGACAAGGATGTCAAAATGAGAGATTTGTATGACAAGTCTGTTCGTTTGGAAGTGGACCTTCGTGGAGTGGAGGCCATGCGGAATGAGCTGCTTCAGGTTCGTGCTGATATCAAGGAGCTCACTGCTGCGAGGCAGGAGCTCTCGGCTCAGGCACAAGTGATGACACAAGATCTGGCTAGAATGACTGCTGATTTGCAACAAGCACCAGCTTTGAGAACAGAAATTGAAGCAATGAAACAGGAATTGCAACGTGCCAG AGCTGCCATTGAGTATGAAAAGAAAGGATATGCAGAGAATTATGAGCATGGTCAAATCATGGAGAAGAATTTGACATCAATGGCTAGGGAGCTGGAGAAACTTCGTGCAGAAATTGCTAACACGGAGAAGAGAGCAAGAGCTGCAGCTGCTATTGGAAATCCAG GTTATAATGCCAATTATGGGAATCCTGAAGCAGGATATGCAGGAAACCCCTATCCTGCCACTTATGGCATGAATCCT
- the LOC103432039 gene encoding protein FLX-like 1 isoform X1 has protein sequence MSGRNRGPPHAGLPPPVHEPPYGRGLGPMPHPALLEEMRESQLGMGPRQLPPHPAIIEEHLAAQHQDIQGLLGNNQRLAATHVALKQELEAAQFELQRMAYHVDSLRADKDVKMRDLYDKSVRLEVDLRGVEAMRNELLQVRADIKELTAARQELSAQAQVMTQDLARMTADLQQAPALRTEIEAMKQELQRARAAIEYEKKGYAENYEHGQIMEKNLTSMARELEKLRAEIANTEKRARAAAAIGNPAVGYNANYGNPEAGYAGNPYPATYGMNPVQSGAENFPQYAPMPGSWGAYDMQRAQGHR, from the exons ATGTCCGGAAGAAATCGTGGACCACCTCATGCTGGATTGCCCCCTCCGGTTCACGAACCCCCATATGGAAGAGGACTTGGTCCGATGCCCCATCCTGCATTGCTCGAGGAAATGAGAGAATCCCAGCTTGGCATGGGTCCCAGACAACTTCCTCCCCACCCTGCAATAATTGAGGAGCATCTTGCGGCGCAACATCAAGATATACAAGGACTTCTAGGTAATAACCAAAGGCTGGCTGCAACCCATGTTGCTCTTAAGCAGGAATTGGAGGCTGCTCAATTTGAGTTGCAGCGAATGGCTTACCATGTTGATTCACTGCGGGCAGACAAGGATGTCAAAATGAGAGATTTGTATGACAAGTCTGTTCGTTTGGAAGTGGACCTTCGTGGAGTGGAGGCCATGCGGAATGAGCTGCTTCAGGTTCGTGCTGATATCAAGGAGCTCACTGCTGCGAGGCAGGAGCTCTCGGCTCAGGCACAAGTGATGACACAAGATCTGGCTAGAATGACTGCTGATTTGCAACAAGCACCAGCTTTGAGAACAGAAATTGAAGCAATGAAACAGGAATTGCAACGTGCCAG AGCTGCCATTGAGTATGAAAAGAAAGGATATGCAGAGAATTATGAGCATGGTCAAATCATGGAGAAGAATTTGACATCAATGGCTAGGGAGCTGGAGAAACTTCGTGCAGAAATTGCTAACACGGAGAAGAGAGCAAGAGCTGCAGCTGCTATTGGAAATCCAG CTGTAGGTTATAATGCCAATTATGGGAATCCTGAAGCAGGATATGCAGGAAACCCCTATCCTGCCACTTATGGCATGAATCCT
- the LOC103427367 gene encoding bidirectional sugar transporter SWEET2-like isoform X2, whose amino-acid sequence MRNRATEEFSGLPYIYALLNCLISMWYGSPIISPDNIMVMTVNSVGAVFQLVYITLFIIYAERTKKMRMLGLLAAVCGLIAIIVYGSLQIPDAALRRLVVGLLSCASLISMFASPLFIINLVIRTKSVEFMPFYLSLSTFLMSTSFLLYGIFNFDLFVYVPNGVGTILGIVQLALYFHYKDSSKGNSREPLLVSYA is encoded by the exons ATGAGAAACCGTGCCACTGAAGAGTTCTCAGGGCTCCCATACATATATGCCCTTTTGAACTGCTTGATCAGCATGTGGTATGGATCGCCTATTATATCTCCTGATAACATAATGGTTATGACGGTCAATTCAGTTGGCGCGGTGTTTCAATTAGTGTACATAACCCTCTTCATAATATACGCTGAGAGAACAAAAAAG ATGAGGATGCTGGGATTGCTGGCAGCAGTTTGTGGTCTAATTGCAATCATAGTATATGGGAGCTTGCAAATTCCTGATGCTGCTTTGCGTCGGCTAGTTGTTGGACTGCTTAGTTGTGCATCTCTAATATCAATGTTTGCATCTCCTTTGTTTATAATT AACTTGGTGATCCGAACAAAGAGTGTTGAATTTATGCCATTCTATCTCTCCCTTTCCACCTTCCTCATGAGCacctctttcttgctttatggaatttttaattttgatctCTTCGTTTAT GTCCCAAATGGAGTAGGAACCATTTTGGGGATTGTACAATTAGCGTTGTACTTTCATTATAAGGATTCGTCTAAAGGAAACTCCAGAGAACCGTTGTTAGTTTCATATGCATAA
- the LOC103427367 gene encoding bidirectional sugar transporter SWEET2-like isoform X1: MVFSPSNPVFIICKGAAGIAGNIFAFGLFVSPIHTFRRIMRNRATEEFSGLPYIYALLNCLISMWYGSPIISPDNIMVMTVNSVGAVFQLVYITLFIIYAERTKKMRMLGLLAAVCGLIAIIVYGSLQIPDAALRRLVVGLLSCASLISMFASPLFIINLVIRTKSVEFMPFYLSLSTFLMSTSFLLYGIFNFDLFVYVPNGVGTILGIVQLALYFHYKDSSKGNSREPLLVSYA, from the exons ATGGTTTTTTCACCTTCAAATCCCGTGTTCATAATCTGCAAAGGTGCAGCTGGAATTGCAG GGAACATCTTTGCTTTTGGACTGTTTGTTTCACCAAT ACACACATTTAGAAGAATAATGAGAAACCGTGCCACTGAAGAGTTCTCAGGGCTCCCATACATATATGCCCTTTTGAACTGCTTGATCAGCATGTGGTATGGATCGCCTATTATATCTCCTGATAACATAATGGTTATGACGGTCAATTCAGTTGGCGCGGTGTTTCAATTAGTGTACATAACCCTCTTCATAATATACGCTGAGAGAACAAAAAAG ATGAGGATGCTGGGATTGCTGGCAGCAGTTTGTGGTCTAATTGCAATCATAGTATATGGGAGCTTGCAAATTCCTGATGCTGCTTTGCGTCGGCTAGTTGTTGGACTGCTTAGTTGTGCATCTCTAATATCAATGTTTGCATCTCCTTTGTTTATAATT AACTTGGTGATCCGAACAAAGAGTGTTGAATTTATGCCATTCTATCTCTCCCTTTCCACCTTCCTCATGAGCacctctttcttgctttatggaatttttaattttgatctCTTCGTTTAT GTCCCAAATGGAGTAGGAACCATTTTGGGGATTGTACAATTAGCGTTGTACTTTCATTATAAGGATTCGTCTAAAGGAAACTCCAGAGAACCGTTGTTAGTTTCATATGCATAA
- the LOC103432357 gene encoding uncharacterized protein, whose translation MEALWNLEDKWKLSTQQAFLLLVSAAFAIVGLCMAATVLLKKAQRKPEEQKLVMSSQREEVVGQPKWSEPSCGWGSIKRALVSSVRWSRRSKWEERRGGSWRETPRPLLDKRVEVEVGWRSHNSDSPVWQRPILMGEKCELPRFSGLILYDERGWPLCDFHEETRNQDKTAGVGRTTLRDLL comes from the exons ATGGAAGCTTTGTGGAATTTAGAAGACAAGTGGAAGCTCTCTACCCAACAAGCATTTCTGCTATTAGTTTCCGCTGCGTTCGCCATCGTCGGTCTTTGCATGGCGGCGACGGTTTTGCTAAAGAAGGCTCAGAGGAAGCCGGAGGAGCAGAAGCTTGTGATGAGCAGCCAGCGAGAGGAGGTAGTAGGTCAACCGAAATGGTCTGAGCCGAGTTGTGGTTGGGGGTCGATAAAGAGGGCGTTGGTGAGCTCAGTGCGGTGGAGCAGAAGGAGCAAGTGGGAGGAGAGGAGGGGCGGGAGCTGGAGAGAGACGCCGCGGCCGCTGCTGGACAAAAGGGTTGAGGTTGAAGTAGGGTGGCGAAGCCATAACTCGGATTCTCCTGTGTGGCAGAGGCCTATACTTATGGGGGAGAAATGTGAGCTTCCGAGGTTCAGTGGGCTTATTCTCTATGATGAAAGAGGTTGGCCTCTGTGTGACTTCCACGAGGAAACTAGAAACCAG GATAAGACTGCTGGTGTTGGAAGAACAACTTTGAGGGACTTGCTGTAG